The genomic interval TAAGGCTGATAAGGTAAAGTTCAAACAGATACTCTATAATCTCCTCAGCAATGCTGTAAAGTTCACGCCTGAAGGTGGAGATATTTTTCTGGAGGCAGAACTATTAGATAGCGATAATATTTCTTATTTCATAAAAAATTCTGACATATGCCCTAATGATGCAAACTGTCTGAAGATCTCTGTAACAGACACAGGAATAGGTATTAAAAAAGAAGATCATGAAAAAATTTTCTCAGAATTCGAACAAGTTGACAGCAGTTTTTCGAGGAGATATGAGGGTACAGGGCTTGGTCTTGCACTGACAAAAAAACTCGTAGAACTCCACGGAGGAGAGATCTCAGTTGAAAGCGAAGAGGGCAAGGGCAGTAAATTTACAGTGATCCTTCCGCTTTTTGATGTTACAACTATCGAAAAGGAACTAAAACATAGAGAGCCTGAACTGATAGAGGAACCTGTATATGATGTTGATATATCAAAAAATAGAAGAGGAGATGCACCCCTAATTCTTGTTGTTGAGGATGATCCATCAACTTCTGAATTGTTGACCCTTTATCTTGCACAGGGCGGATACAGAGTTGCACATGCTTATAATGGTGACATGGCTATTAGCCGTATAAAGGAACTGAAACCTTTTGCAGTACTGCTTGATGTAATGTTGCCCGGAAAAGATGGATGGGAGATATTACAGGAGATGAAATCTGACCCTGAGATGAAAGATATACCTGTAATTATATCTTCTGTGATTGATAACAGAGAGCTTGGCTTTGCTTTAGGTGCAGCGGATTATCTTGTAAAGCCTTTGGACAGGATTACCCTTCTTAAAAAACTTGAGGAATTAAGCTTTGCCACCAAAAAGGGCAGAAGGCCTGTGAATATCCTTTGCATTGATGACCACAATGATGTCCTTGAACTATTAACATCTATACTTGAACCACAAGGATATAATGTGATAACCGCAAATTCGGGGAGGCAGGGTATAGAAAAGGCAGTTGCATATAAACCAGACCTTGTTATTCTTGACCTTATGATGCCGGAGATAGATGGTTTTGAAGTAGCACAGATACTAAAAAGTAATCCTGCTACAATGGATATCCCTATACTCATTCTCACTGCAAAGGACCTGACAGTAGACGACAGACTCCGTCTTGCAGGGAAAATAGAAAATTGCATACAGAAAAGCCATTTCACAAAAGAAGACCTGTTAATGCACATAAGGGACCTTGAGGTTACCTATCCCGTAAGGGCAGGACTTCTGGATGAAGTGAGCGGTTTATTTGACCACTGTTATTTCCAGATACGGCTTGCGCAAGAAGTAAGCAGGGCTGGAAGGTATAGAAGCACCTTTACCCTGTTAATGCTCGATCTTGATAATTTCACCGAATACATAAAAGCACATGGAATTCACAGGGCAAACATTGTTATCAGGAAAATAGCTGAATTTTTGAGAAGGTCTCTGAGGGGCTCTGATACAGTGGTAAGGTATGGTATAGATGAATTCGGAATTATACTCTCCAGTACATTGAAGGCATCTGCTGAGGCCGTGGCAAAAAGATTTCTTTCATTTATTGAGAGCTATCCATTTTATGGCGAAGAGATAATGCCACAGGGAAAAATAACCGCAACAGTCTCTGTAATAAATTATCCTCAAGATGCCTCATCTCCTGAAGAACTCGTATTCAAAGCCCATCAGATGTTAAGAAAGGCAAAGGAAACAGGGGGGCAGAAAGTGGTGGTATATGATTACCAGTAAAAAAAGGATCCTTGTTGTTGAAGACAATCAGGTCAACCTCGAACTATTTACAGATCTCCTTCATGTAGGGGGTTATGAATACCTTTATACAACAAAAGGAGAAGAAGTTCTGGATATAGTAAAAAGGGAAAAACCAGCCCTTGTGCTTTTAGATATTCAACTGCCTGGTGTTGATGGGCTTACAGTAAATAAGATTTTAAAGTCAAATGAAGAGACAAAAAATATAAAGGTAGTAGCTCTTACTGCCTATGCTATGAAGGGAGACAAAGAAATGTTTCTTGAACAAGGATTTGACGGATATATATCAAAACCTGTAAAAATGAAGGAATTTCTATCAGCTATAGAAGAGTACTTATCCGCATAAGGGGTCTTTAATCCCTGATTCTTTAAATCCCTTTGCTCTGAAGATACAGCTATCACATTTCCCGCAAGGGGTGAATCGATGAATGGGTGAATCCCTGAATGGGTGAGTGGGCTGTGGGTCATAACAACTCCATGTTAGTGCATAGTCAAATCCAAGTTCTACTCCTTTTCTGATTATCTCTGCCTTTGTCATATAAAGGAGTGGTGCCTTTATTTTAAATTTAATTTTGCCTTCTACAGATACCTTTGTTGCAAGATTTGCCATTTCTTCGAATGCCTTCAGGTATTCAGGCCGACAATCAGGATAACCGCTGTAATCTACTGCATTTGCACCAATAAATATATCTGATGCCTCAAGCACCTCTGCCCAACCAAGTGCAAAGGAAAGGAAAATTGTATTACGAGCTGGAACATAGGTAACAGGGATGTCATTTTTTGGTGTCAAGGTGTTAAGTGTCAGGGTGTCAGAGTCTCTTCCTTCTAAGTTCTGCCTTCTGTCTTTTGGCACTTCAATGTCAGATGTTAATGCGGAGCCGCCAATCTCTCTCAGATCAAATTTTATTATTAAATGTTTTTTTACACCTAAAAAGTCTGCTACTATTTTCGCTGCCTCAAGTTCGAGTTTATGCCTTTGACTATAGTTAAAACTCAACGCATAAATATCATATCCCTCTGCTTTTGCAATGGCAGCAGTTGTAGATGAGTCAATTCCGCCGCTTAAAAGGATAACTGCTTTCTTATGCATAATTTTACTTTAACTATGGCTTATTGCCTATCTTTTCTCCGATTTTACTCTCAGTCCCCTGAATAAGTCTTTTAATATTTGCTATATGTCTTATGAATATCAAAAAAGCGATTATGACAGCAATTATTAATTTTTCTTTTGAATAATCAAGCATGTAAAAACTAAGCGGCAGCAAGCCAAATGCAATTAGTGCGCTCAAAGAAGAGTATCTTGTCCACCTTGCTGTTAAGAACCAGATTGTAATTGTGAGCAATGCAACATGTGGTGAGAAGGCAAGCAGAACCCCTATGCTTGTTGCAACACCCTTGCCTCCCTTAAACTTCAGAAATACTGAAAAATTATGTCCTAATATCGTAGCAATGCCGAAAATTCCTGTATTTAATGTATCAAGTGCAAGCGCCTTTGCAATTGCCACAGGTATAACCCCTTTTGCAATATCTCCGACTAAAGTAAGTAGTGCTGCTTCCTTGCCTAGGGCCCTGAGCACATTTGTTGCACCTATATTTCCGCTCCCAACTTTTCTTATGTCAATTCCTTTGGTCTTTGCAATTAATAGCCCTGTTGGTATCGAGCCTATAAGAAATGAGAGCATTATCAATCCAATCTCCAATCTCCAGTCCACAATCCCTATCATTGCATCTGCCTCCAGAAAGAAATTGTGTATTTGACTCCTGATACCATGGCAAGAATGAGTGCAATATACATGAGGACAATGCCTATATCATAGAAGTCTATATCCCCTATGCCTCCCGGTAGGAGAAGAAGTATTATCGCTGCCATTTGTGATGCTGTCTTCAGCTTTCCCCCTGTCTCTGCAGGAATGACAATATTCTTTGAAAGGGCAACAACCCTTAATGTTGTTACAACAAACTCCCTTACTATAATTGCTATGGCTACCCATGCAGAAAGCCTCACCATATCTACAAGAAGTATGAGTGCAGATATAACGAGGAATTTATCAGCAATGGGATCAAGGATTATCCCGAATTTTGTTATCTGTCCTGATTTCCTTGCTAAGTAACCATCTAAAAAGTCTGTTATAGATGCAATCAAAAAAATTGTTATACCAATGAGAGGGCTTTTTGGTGTTATTAATACAAAAAAAGGAATCAGGATTATTCTGCTGAATGTGAGGATTGTAGGGAGATTAAATCGTATAGTACTCATCAATCAGTTCTTTCCATTTTCCGTTTGACTTTAGTATAAGGTCGCATATCTCCCTGACAGCGCCTCTTCCACCACGATTTTCTGTAACGATCATTGCCTCTGACTTTGCTTCTTCTACAGCATCTGCTGTAGCCACAGGAAGTGCAACCCTCTTAAAGATTGGGATATCCACAACATCATCTCCGATATATGCCACCTCATTATCAGATATTCCTATCTTCTCTAATAGATGTTCATAAGCAACAGATTTTATGTGGCACCTTTGATAAACCTCTGTTATGCCAAGCTCATGGGCTCTTCTTTCAACAACTTTAGAATGTCTTCCTGTAATTATGGCAACCTTGATGCCAGCCTTTTCGAGCATCTTTATTCCATGGCCATCCCTTACATGGAATGCCTTAAACTCATTGCCTTCATTATCAAGGATAATGCTTCCATCTGTAAGGACTCCATCGACATCAAGTATAAGGAGTTTGATGTTTTTGGCAATTTTCTTTATTCTGTCTTCTGTCTTTTGTTTTCTGCCTTCTGTCTTCTTCACACTATCCCCTGTCTGAGAATATCATGCAGATGTATTACTCCTATTGCCCTGTCATTATCATCAGGAACTAATAAGGATGTAATTGAATGTTTTTGCATTATAGATAGAGCCTTTACTGCAAGCTCATCTTCTGTTATGGTTTTAGGATTTTTTGTCATCACATCTCTTGCCTTCATATCAAAGAATGCCTTGCCCCACTTCTCTATACCCCTTCTAAGATCTCCATCTGTGATGACCCCGAGTATCTTTCTATTATTATCTGCAACTATTGTAACTCCTAATCTCTTTGAGGAAATTTCAACTGTAGCTTCTATCATTGATATATCCGGAGATATAAGTGGTAGTGCATCACCTGTATGCATGAGGTCTTTTACTTTTATGAATAATTTTTTCCCAAGACTTCCACCTGGATGAAAAAATGCAAAGTCTTCTTCTTTGAATCCCCTCTTTATGAGAAGGGCGACTGCCAGGGCATCTCCCATTGCCATTGTTGCAGTTGTTGATGCAGTAGGAACAATCCCCATCGGGCATGCCTCCTCTTTTACAGATACATCAAGTGTAACATCTGCTGCCTTAGAAATGGTTGAGTTCGGATTTCCTGTCAGAGATATAAGGCTTACATTGAATCTCTTCAAAAAGGGGATCAGTCCCACGAGTTCTTCTGTCTCACCACTATTTGAGATTGCAACTATTATATCGTCAGATGTAACCATGCCTAAGTCCCCATGACTTGCCTCTGCAGGATGGAGGAAAAAGGCAGGGGTGCCGGTAGATGCAAGGGTTGCAGCAATTTTTTTACCAACAAGCCCAGACTTTCCCATGCCTGTGACAACAACCCTACCTTTAGAGTTAAAGATTATCTCCACAGCCCTCTCAAAATCGCTGTTCAGCTTCTCTGTCAGGGCAGAGACTGCCTCAGCCTCAATTGTTAGTACTCTTTTTGCTATGTCAAGGATATTATTCATTAATTCCACTACTCCGGCCTCAATTTTTACCAGTCAAACTGGCACCTCAGCCATCCGGAAGGGATATTTTTTCTGTGTGCCTCATCCTCAAGTCTATTTAAGTCTTTCTCATTTTCTTTGCGTTTTCTCTTTATTTCCTTTAGTTTTTTTTCTATTTTTTTAATATCAGCCTCGATAATCCTTCTTTTTTTACCGGTCTCTCTAAGTGCAGCTTCTTTTAGTTCTGTAAGTTTTCCTTCTGCTGCGGCGATCTCGCTTTCAGCTCTTTCTATTTTGTTTTTATAGAAGGTTGCCCTTTTACACCAGTATTCCTTTTCCTTATGCCCTCTTGTTTTTTCTGCCTTTTCTTTTGTCTCTATTCGCATTCCAGAAAGTCTGCGACTTTCTGGGGACCCCGCTGTCCTTGCCTTTGTTTCAGACATTTTATTATCAGAATGGCTTTTGTATTTTTCAATATCCTCGTTTGAAAAATACGGCGCATCCAGCTGTGCATTGATTGTAGTGGAAAATAATGTGACAATGCAAATTGTTAATGAGATGCATAGTGTTTTTAATATCATATTTAAATACTCATTTCAGTGGTTATTAATATCAGATATCTGTTGACTGACGATTTCATTCCACCTTTGCTTCAAATACTCTCCCATCTGAATCTCTAACTTCAATATCCCCAACCCTTCCTGATCTCTTATCAGAAGATGTATGCTCTTCCAATGGCATTAGCACCTTACCCTCAAATCGTTTCAGTTCTTTTATCATGCACTGGTATATTGAATAAATAGATAGTGTGGGCAGACGGGATGCTCCACGAGATGAGTATCTTGATTCAAAATGTTGTTTTAAATAGTCAATAATCACTGATATTGGCAGATTTGTAATTATTAGATTAATACTATTGTCAGGGATCAGTCTTAACACGGTCAGATTGTCGCCATGCACTATAGTATCTATCATATCTTCAAAAGAAAAACTATCGGTAGTGTAAGGAGCAATCGTCTCTGCTATTGAAGATTTTTTATTTTTTGTTACCTTTTTCATCTTAATAGCTCATATATCGCCTTTATTGTATTTAGCATCCCCTCCACCTCATCCAACATCACATTTGGTAATGGGTGATGAGTGAACTATGATGAGTTCCCACCCCATTACCTTATCATCCCCGCCTCCAATAAGTTAATTTTTTGCAACATCAAGGTTAACTACCTTTTTGCTGTCTCAGCATATCCTCTAATAAATAAACCTTAATATCTTTCACTCTTTTCAAAGATTCATCATTCGTTAGGAATGTGCCTGCTCCTGCTAAAATAGCTGTAGCAATCTGAATGGCATCAGGGGTCCTTATGCTATATTTTGCCCTCAGGTCAGATGCCTTCTCTGACACCCTTAAATCTACATCAAATATTTTAAGGTTGGGAAAGGTGAGGAGTGTGTCCCTGTAATCCTTTACCGCCCCATGGTTATTTTCTATTTTAGGCTTCACAAGTATCTCTAACAGTGTGATAACAGATGTAACTGCCGTGCGTCTGCCCTTTTCCACTGCATCAAAAATACCTTCTGTTATCTGAGAATATACAGGATGCTCTTCTATATGATAGATGAAGACCATCGTATCTATGCCGATGATCTTATCCATGAGACACCTTTATCTCCATGAATCCCTCTCGCCTTTTACATACTTTTTAGGATCTACACCCTTCCAGATCTCTTTATGCAATCCCCTGAGTTTTTTTGAATAGCTTCTGGGTTTAACAGTGAGGATAATCTTGTCTTTATCAGCATCAACAATTAACTCGTCTCCCTCGGATATCCCGACCTTCTCCCTGATATTTTTAGGAATAACTATCTGACTTTTTTTTGTCAATCTTATTGTTGTTAACAACTTCAGTCTCCTTCAAAAATATTATTAGTATGAATTATAGCTTTTTTGTAGGATAAAATCAAACATTACATACCAGAATTTTGAAGTAATTGATAGATTCCCTTAACCTGTGTGAGCATCCCCTCCACCTCATCAAGCCTTATCATATTAGGGCCATCGCATAATGCATTGTCAGGGTCAGGATGCACTTCCATGAATAATCCGTCAACTCCACATGCTACAGATGCCCTTGCGAGGGGTTCTGCAAACTCCCTCTGCCCTCCTGAACAGGTGCCTTGACCTCCTGGAAGCTGGAGGCTGTGGGTGACATCGAATATCACAGGATAACCAAAGGAGCGCATTATAGGGAATGACCTGAAGTCAACCACGAGATTGTTGTAACCAAAGGATGTGCCTCTCTCTGTAATCATCAGGTTATGATTGCCTGTGGAGGTGAATTTTTCTATGATATTCTTCACATCCCAGGGTGCGAGGAACTGTCCCTTTTTGATATTCACAGGTTTCCCTGTCTTTGATGCCTCTATGATCAGATCTGTCTGTCTGCATAAAAAGGCAGGTATCTGGATGGCATCAAGGGACTCTGAGGCAGTTTTAACCTCCTCTACTGAATGGACATCGGATATTACAGGGATGCCTATCTTATCCCTTATATCTGATAGCATCCTTAATCCCCTGTCTATCCCAGGACCTCTATAGGATGAAAGGGATGACCTGTTTGCCTTGTCATAAGAACTCTTAAATATAAATGGGAGCCCAACTTTATTTGATATCTCTTTTAATTTTTCTGCTGTATAGAAGGTAATGTCTTGATTTTCAATAACGCAGGGACCTGCGATAATTACAGGCAAATTGCCATTGCCAATTTTTATGTTTTCTATTGTCACTTCCATCAATCATTCAAGATCTTTGCTGCATCTTTTGCAAAATATGTGAGGATTAAATCAGCACCAGCCCTCTTAATGGATATGAGTATTTCCATCATAATCCTGTCTTCGTCTATCCATCCCAGTTTTCCAGCAGCCTTGATAAGTGAGTACTCTCCACTTACATTGTATGCCGCTACCGGAACAGCAAAAGATGACTTTATATCAGATATGACATCAAGGTAAGAGAGTGCTGGCTTAACCATCACAATATCAGCACCTTCCTCTATATCGAGGGCGACCTCTTTTAATGCCTCTCGTCTGTTTGCAGGATCCATCTGGTATGAGCGCCTGTCTCCAAATTGAGGGGTTGATTCTGCAGCCTCCCTGAAAGGTCCATAAAAAGCAGATGCATACTTTGCCGCATAAGACATAATTGGGACATTGCTGAACCCTTCTCTGTCCATGGCGGCTCTTATTGCTCCAACCCTTCCGTCCATCATATCAGAGGGAGCGACCATATCGGCGCCTGCCTTTGCATGGGATACAGCTTCCATTGCAAGAAGACTAAGTGTCTTATCATTATCCACCTCTCCTTTGTCAATAAAGCCGCAATGTCCGTGACTTGTGTATTCGCACATGCAGACATCAGTAATTACATAAAGTTCTGGTATAGAATCTTTTATAGCCTTTATTGCATTCTGGACTATTCCGTTGTCATCATAAGCACTGCTTCCCATTTCGTCTTTGTGTTCTGGGATACCAAAGAGTATAACAGATGGGATACCGAGCGAATAGACCTCTTTTGCATTTTTTATAAGTTCATCAATTGATTCTTGATAACAACCAGGCATAGAGGATATTTCTTTTCTAATACCCTTTCCGTGAGTTACGAACATAGGATAAATAAAATCATCAGGAGAGATGGTAGTCTGCCTTACCATTCTCCTGATGGTCTCATTCCTTCTAAGCCTTCTGCATCTATGAATTGGAAACATCGATATATTTATAAAATTCTGTCAAGGGGGTTTTCAAAAGGGGGACAATGTCCCCCTTTTGTGCTATCCGCAACTACTGCAGCCTGAACTGCAAGAAGGTGCTGCACCGCCACTTAGTATGAAACCTTCTCTTTCTCCATCATCATAATAATCAAGCTGCATGCCTACTAATGTCGAAAGGGTATTTCTATTAACAAAGACCCTCAACCCATTTTTCTCGATAATCTCATCGTCAGCCATAGGTCTTTCGTCTATATCAAGGCCATAAGAAGGTCCGCAGCAACCTCCTTCTGCACTATATATCCTAAGACCCCAACTGTCCTTTCCCTCTGCTGCTAATATGGCGATAGCCTTTTCTGCAGCCTTGTCTGTAATTGTAATCACTTCATACCTCCAAAAGTTTGATACTTATAGAATAAAAAATTATTAGCTTAAAAAGCAAACTTGGTTTTGACCTTTTTGTTTCTGATGGGATATTTTATATACTTGAATATGCTATTGGTACATAGGTCAATTATAAAAGAACTCTTGTTATCTTTTCTTCTTTCCATTATATTCTTGAATTTCACGCTTATGATGGAAAAACTGCTGAGATTGAGCAGAATTCTTTCTGGCGTTGGAACATCTGCTATAGACATTGCAAAGATAATATTTTATCTTCAGCCGCAAATACTTATACTTACAATACCAATGGCAATGCTCCTGTCTGTGCTGCTAACATACGGCAGAATGAACACAGACAATGAAATGATAATTTTAAGAGGTAGCGGCATGTCTTTCAGGACCATATCGGTGCCTGTTGTGTATCTGGGTATAATATGCTTTGTTTTAAGCCTTTCCATGAGCTTTTATCTCGGACCAAAAGGAGGCACGTTTTTAAGGACAAAGGTGTCTGAGATATTAACCACAAGAGCGCCAATGACCATAGAGGAAGGTATATTTAACACAGCCTTTAAAGACATAGTTATTTTAGTTAAAGAAAAACCTTCTCCTGACAGTCTCTCAGGGATATTTATTGTGGATGAGAGGAAAAAAGAAGAGCATAGAATTATAGTTGCAAAAGAAGGGCATATTGTTCCTCAGCATGAGTCTCTGGCTTTTTCTTTATCAAATGGACATATCTATATAACAAAAAAAGACATCTTTACTGATATAGCATTTGGTAAATATCACTTTAAACTAAATCCGTCTGTGGAATCTGCTGAAAGGAAAAACAGCGAATTAACTCCGCTGGAATTACTCGCTGCATCGAGACAATTTCCTGATAGAAAGACTCAATTCTTACTTGAATTCCACAGGAGACTTTCTATGCCGGCAATATGTCTTATAATCATATTATTAGGACCATCTCTTTCTCTCATGGCAGGCAAATCAGGAAGACTCGGAGGACTTACAATCGGCTTGTCAGTATTTGCTATATATTACACATTTTTGCTTTATGGCGAGAATTTAGTACGCTCAGGCAGACTTCCTCATCTTGTCGGTGCATGGATGACCTTTGTTATTTTAGGATTATTTTCGCTGCTTATATTTGAAAAGGTGAATAAAAAATAATGCTTATAATACAAAGATTATATATCAAAGAATTCCTGAAAGTGCTTTTAATTCTTACTTTCGGTATATCTGCTGTTTTCAGTATTATAGGACTTATAGATAAGATTGATGACTTCATGCCCTATAAGCCTTCATTCAATCTGCTCATGTTATATACGGCATTGAGTATTCCGAAATACACTAATTATCTTTTACCAATGTCAATACTCCTAAGTAGCCTTTTTATATTCTCACAGGCAATTAAAAGGAGAGAGATTATTGCTATAAAGGCTGCAACTGGAAAGATGAAGAAAGTGCTTATACCTTTTGTGATAATAGGAATAATCCTCACATCTTTTGCCTTTTTGTTAGGAGAGATTATTGTTCCTACAACATCAAAAAAGCTCCACTCTATAAAAAATAAGATAATAAAAAAGGAAAGAGGACTTGCCTTTAAAGAAGGAACTCTTTACATACGCGGCAAAGATGGCTCTATTGTGAGAATTTCCCTTTATCTGCCTGATAAAAACATCTCAAAAGGTGTCAGTATTTTCAAATTTGACGAAGAAGGATTGAAAGAGAGGCTTGATGCAGAGACAGGGCTGTGGAAAGACAATGTATGGAAGTTAAAGGATGTAACTCTCTATGATATTGCAAAAGGACAGATAAGAAAAATAAAAGAGGCTGTATATCCTGCAATAGAGTCTCCGAAGATTTTTCAGGAAGATATGTGGAAGGTCGAAGAGATGACAATAATAGAGATGGTTAAATACAAGCAGAGGCTGGATGAAGCAGGATTTAAGAATATAAAATTGCTGGTTGACATAAGTTCGAGACTTTCGTATCCACTTATAAATCTTTTTATGCTCCTGCTTGGCATATCTCTTTCTCTTGGTGGAGATTTTAGAGGGCATTGGCTCTTAAAACTTATTTCCTCACAAAAAATAAAAGAAGGAACACTTGGAAGTGGCATTATTGCAGCAGGATTAGGGCTTTTAATAAGCCTTGTTTACTGGTTTGGGTATTCACTTTTTCTGTCACTCGGGTATGCAGGTGCTATTTCACCTCTTATTGCACCATGGGTAGTCCCAATAATATTTGCAGTGATTTCTGTATATCTGTACAGTCAGATACCTGAGTAAGCCTCTTTTATTATCTCAACACCTGCGCTTGTGCCTATCCTTGTAGCTCCTGCCTTTATGAATTGTAACACCTGAGATAATGTTTTTATTCCACCCGCTGCCTTTACCTCTGCTCTGTCTCCAACAATCTTTTTGATTAGCTTTACATCCTTTATGGTTGCACCTTTTGTGCCAAAACCTGTTGATGTCTTGATGAATTTTGCTCCGAATAGAGATGCTATTTTTGTGGCAACAATTTTTTCTTCTTCTGTAAGATAGCATGTTTCAATTATTACCTTATGAACTGCAGATTTTGTTGTAGAGATAATCTCTGATAGCTCCTCACCCACATAATCCCAATTTCCTGATTTAGCAGCCCCGATGTTCATCACAATATCGAGTTCATCTGCGCCGTGAAGAATAGACTGCTTTGCCTCATAGACTTTTACATCTTTTGTGGCCATACCAAATGGAAATCCTATGATTGTAGTGACTTTTGTATCATAGCCTTTTAACAAGGCATTACATAAAGGCACAAAATAAGGATTAACGCAAACTGAATAAAAATTATATTTTATTGCTGTTTTACATAGCTTGATAATATCTGATTCTGTTGCCTGTGGTTTTAAAAGACTCTGGTCTATAAATCTTGCAATTTCACTCCCAGAGAGACGGTCCTTCTGCCTTTTTCTCTTTGACATAGCCATTCACCTCTTGTTGATATTTCTTTAAAAGTAGCTTTGAAATCTCTCCCACGGGCTTATGTGCTATACATGCAGTGTTGTGCATTGTGCGATCTACGATTGAAGATACTGGCATTACCTCCATAGTGGTATTTGTTATAAACACCTCGGATGCCATGTATAATTCTTCGGGAGTGAATTTTCCTTCTTTTACCTCAAGCCCGTTTTTTAAGGCGAGGTCTATTACTATAGCCCTTGTTATGCCGTCGAGGATTCCGCATTCAACAGAGGGCGTGCATAAAATATTATCTTTTACAAAAAATATATTGCTTATTGTGCCTTCGGTAAGATAGCCTTCAGCATTGAGCATTATGGCTTCATATACATCAGCCTGCTTTGCTTCAATTTTTGCAAGGATATTATTAAGAAAGTTAAGAGACTTAATTTGGGGATTTATCGCCTCTTTCAGATTTCTTCTGACAGATGAAATTATTGATTTTATTCCCTCTTTGTAATAAGACCTTGGATAACTTTTGAATTCATTAGTCATCACAACAAATGTTGGCTCCTTACAGAGGTCAGGGTCAAGACCGATAGTGCCATAGCCTCTTGATATTGTTAATCTAACATAGGCATTTGTCAAAGAATTTGCCTTCAATGTCTCATATATTGATATTTTTATATCAGGTATTTTTTTAGGAATATTAAGACCTATAAGGGATGCCGAGCGATATAGTCTCT from Dissulfurispira thermophila carries:
- a CDS encoding response regulator, yielding MGSIALIGAGKGGSAILSVLLKEPNINVVGIADINPDAPGLNIARQANIFITNDFKELAAKKPDIIINVTGIKSITTEILKILRRKSPHTEVIDGQSARFIWDLLEKRRQSKEDLKALLNETKDLYRIGVALTSADKLEEVLDTLLIEALRTVNAPAGSVALYDEKSDTLTLKAVHGFSHDFSHVVQWKRRDGGMTDHVLSKRIPTVISDIETYPFVDNRNIIKEGIKSIVAVPLFANDHIIGILYIDDFKPRNWMQREIEFITLLGIQAAYAIEKFRLIETISKTQNYLKNVLDNSADIIVTTDTEGRIVEFNRGASRILGYSKDEIIGTKAEKLWVQPEQRHDILKVLEKEGYVSNYETQLITKDGQIIDVSLTLSYIISSQKGILGTVGISKDITEKKKLERAIEERNLELRELNEKLEAKVIERTKELEKANRELERSNRLKSQFIATMSHELRTPLNSILGFSELLMDEVFGPLTEKQKKYANNIYNSGSHLLQLINNILDIAKIESGKMELHYEAFSVRHAISEVETVIKPLSEKKKQNLVVVIGNKVSIIKADKVKFKQILYNLLSNAVKFTPEGGDIFLEAELLDSDNISYFIKNSDICPNDANCLKISVTDTGIGIKKEDHEKIFSEFEQVDSSFSRRYEGTGLGLALTKKLVELHGGEISVESEEGKGSKFTVILPLFDVTTIEKELKHREPELIEEPVYDVDISKNRRGDAPLILVVEDDPSTSELLTLYLAQGGYRVAHAYNGDMAISRIKELKPFAVLLDVMLPGKDGWEILQEMKSDPEMKDIPVIISSVIDNRELGFALGAADYLVKPLDRITLLKKLEELSFATKKGRRPVNILCIDDHNDVLELLTSILEPQGYNVITANSGRQGIEKAVAYKPDLVILDLMMPEIDGFEVAQILKSNPATMDIPILILTAKDLTVDDRLRLAGKIENCIQKSHFTKEDLLMHIRDLEVTYPVRAGLLDEVSGLFDHCYFQIRLAQEVSRAGRYRSTFTLLMLDLDNFTEYIKAHGIHRANIVIRKIAEFLRRSLRGSDTVVRYGIDEFGIILSSTLKASAEAVAKRFLSFIESYPFYGEEIMPQGKITATVSVINYPQDASSPEELVFKAHQMLRKAKETGGQKVVVYDYQ
- a CDS encoding response regulator; amino-acid sequence: MITSKKRILVVEDNQVNLELFTDLLHVGGYEYLYTTKGEEVLDIVKREKPALVLLDIQLPGVDGLTVNKILKSNEETKNIKVVALTAYAMKGDKEMFLEQGFDGYISKPVKMKEFLSAIEEYLSA
- the queC gene encoding 7-cyano-7-deazaguanine synthase QueC: MHKKAVILLSGGIDSSTTAAIAKAEGYDIYALSFNYSQRHKLELEAAKIVADFLGVKKHLIIKFDLREIGGSALTSDIEVPKDRRQNLEGRDSDTLTLNTLTPKNDIPVTYVPARNTIFLSFALGWAEVLEASDIFIGANAVDYSGYPDCRPEYLKAFEEMANLATKVSVEGKIKFKIKAPLLYMTKAEIIRKGVELGFDYALTWSCYDPQPTHPFRDSPIHRFTPCGKCDSCIFRAKGFKESGIKDPLCG
- the plsY gene encoding glycerol-3-phosphate 1-O-acyltransferase PlsY translates to MIGIVDWRLEIGLIMLSFLIGSIPTGLLIAKTKGIDIRKVGSGNIGATNVLRALGKEAALLTLVGDIAKGVIPVAIAKALALDTLNTGIFGIATILGHNFSVFLKFKGGKGVATSIGVLLAFSPHVALLTITIWFLTARWTRYSSLSALIAFGLLPLSFYMLDYSKEKLIIAVIIAFLIFIRHIANIKRLIQGTESKIGEKIGNKP
- the pgsA gene encoding CDP-diacylglycerol--glycerol-3-phosphate 3-phosphatidyltransferase — its product is MSTIRFNLPTILTFSRIILIPFFVLITPKSPLIGITIFLIASITDFLDGYLARKSGQITKFGIILDPIADKFLVISALILLVDMVRLSAWVAIAIIVREFVVTTLRVVALSKNIVIPAETGGKLKTASQMAAIILLLLPGGIGDIDFYDIGIVLMYIALILAMVSGVKYTISFWRQMQ
- the kdsC gene encoding 3-deoxy-manno-octulosonate-8-phosphatase KdsC is translated as MKKTEGRKQKTEDRIKKIAKNIKLLILDVDGVLTDGSIILDNEGNEFKAFHVRDGHGIKMLEKAGIKVAIITGRHSKVVERRAHELGITEVYQRCHIKSVAYEHLLEKIGISDNEVAYIGDDVVDIPIFKRVALPVATADAVEEAKSEAMIVTENRGGRGAVREICDLILKSNGKWKELIDEYYTI